A DNA window from Undibacterium sp. YM2 contains the following coding sequences:
- a CDS encoding DUF885 domain-containing protein — MELNQVAEAYVKLVLAVGQHNPGYVDAYYGPAEWQAASQKLPLAGLLLQAEELTKQAQALPPAEAGQELRQEFLRLHVAAVRTYIAHLAGHKLSFDDESLALYDARSPDLSTADFDPILAELSQLLPGEGDLNTRLSAYAKQFEIPQDKLDAVFKAAINESRARTRKHISLPEEENFEIEYVKDQVWSAYNWYKGNSYSLIQVNTDFPMFISRAIDLASHEGYPGHHVFNLLIEKHLVNDNAWVEYSVYPLYSPMSFLAEGSANYGIEVAFPHAERMAFEKEVLFPLAGIDPAKVEHYYQVQAVLQKLTYAGNMVAKLYLDGEIDTEAAVAMLMKYALSDEARSRQRLRFMEKHRSYVINYNLGQDMTKAYVEKLAKPGDEQSRWQVFAELLSKPRTASMMKV, encoded by the coding sequence ATGGAACTCAATCAGGTGGCAGAAGCCTATGTCAAACTCGTCCTGGCAGTTGGTCAGCATAATCCCGGCTATGTCGATGCCTATTACGGCCCTGCAGAATGGCAGGCAGCATCGCAAAAACTGCCCCTGGCAGGTTTGCTGCTGCAGGCAGAAGAATTGACGAAACAGGCGCAAGCTCTGCCACCGGCAGAGGCAGGACAAGAGTTGCGCCAGGAATTTTTGCGCCTGCATGTCGCCGCCGTGCGCACTTACATCGCTCATCTGGCAGGTCATAAACTGTCTTTCGATGATGAATCCCTGGCCTTGTACGATGCCCGGTCACCTGATCTGAGCACTGCAGATTTTGATCCCATCCTGGCCGAGCTAAGCCAGCTCCTGCCCGGCGAAGGTGATTTGAATACCCGTCTCTCTGCCTATGCGAAGCAATTTGAAATCCCTCAAGACAAGCTTGATGCCGTGTTCAAGGCCGCCATCAATGAATCCCGCGCACGCACCAGGAAACATATCAGTCTGCCAGAAGAAGAAAATTTCGAGATTGAATATGTCAAGGATCAGGTCTGGAGTGCCTATAACTGGTACAAGGGCAATAGCTACAGCCTGATACAGGTCAATACCGACTTCCCCATGTTTATCAGTCGTGCCATTGACCTGGCCAGCCATGAGGGCTACCCTGGCCATCATGTCTTTAATCTTCTCATAGAAAAACACCTGGTCAATGACAATGCCTGGGTCGAATACAGCGTCTATCCCCTGTATTCACCGATGTCCTTCCTGGCTGAGGGCAGTGCCAACTACGGCATAGAAGTCGCCTTCCCACATGCAGAGCGCATGGCCTTTGAAAAAGAAGTATTGTTCCCGCTGGCAGGCATAGACCCGGCGAAGGTGGAACATTATTACCAGGTGCAGGCAGTCCTGCAAAAACTAACTTACGCTGGCAACATGGTCGCCAAGCTGTATCTCGATGGTGAAATCGACACGGAAGCCGCCGTCGCCATGCTGATGAAATACGCCTTGTCTGACGAAGCCAGATCACGGCAACGCCTGCGCTTCATGGAAAAGCATAGGTCTTACGTTATCAACTACAACCTTGGCCAGGATATGACCAAGGCCTATGTAGAAAAACTTGCCAAACCGGGCGATGAACAAAGCCGCTGGCAAGTCTTTGCCGAGTTGTTGTCCAAGCCCCGCACAGCTTCCATGATGAAGGTTTAA
- a CDS encoding flavin reductase family protein, producing MHISSESAILYFGTPVILVSTVNEDGSFNLAPISSIFWLGWRAIIGVGSSSQTARNLKRNGQCVLNLASVNEVAAVNKLALTTGSDAMSPWKAARGYRLERNKFELAGLTPQTSETVKAARVQECLVQQECTVAAMHGIADDEAMLKGGILTFELRIQRLHVDASLLQDGNPDRIDPDKWKPLIMSFQKFYGLDNQQVHASTLSTIPEKAYRSPDVDKARQIANVAKLEA from the coding sequence ATGCATATCAGCAGCGAATCCGCCATACTCTATTTCGGCACCCCCGTCATCCTGGTCAGTACAGTCAATGAAGATGGCAGTTTTAACCTGGCTCCTATCTCATCTATTTTCTGGCTGGGCTGGCGTGCCATCATAGGCGTGGGCTCCAGCTCACAAACCGCCCGCAATCTGAAAAGAAATGGTCAGTGCGTGCTCAATCTGGCTTCGGTCAATGAAGTGGCTGCCGTCAACAAACTGGCGCTGACGACAGGCTCAGATGCGATGTCACCGTGGAAGGCAGCGCGTGGCTACCGGCTAGAGAGAAATAAATTTGAACTGGCGGGACTGACACCACAAACATCAGAAACCGTGAAAGCGGCGCGGGTACAGGAATGCCTGGTGCAACAGGAATGCACAGTCGCGGCCATGCATGGCATTGCAGATGATGAAGCCATGCTCAAGGGTGGCATACTGACATTTGAATTGCGGATACAGCGCCTGCATGTGGATGCATCGCTACTGCAAGATGGCAATCCCGACCGCATAGACCCGGATAAATGGAAGCCACTGATCATGAGCTTCCAGAAATTCTATGGGCTAGATAACCAGCAAGTGCATGCATCGACCTTATCGACAATACCGGAAAAAGCTTACCGCAGTCCGGATGTCGACAAGGCACGACAAATAGCTAATGTAGCCAAACTGGAAGCTTAA